From the Ostrinia nubilalis chromosome 8, ilOstNubi1.1, whole genome shotgun sequence genome, one window contains:
- the LOC135074017 gene encoding membrane alanyl aminopeptidase-like: protein MATITFILLAAVCIAAQAFPQNPLPYKNTIFGDEKLKGEPFENIDDFSILTQLSRSDGNSPYRLPTTTKPTHYNLLWMIEIPENVFSGEVQILLHATQVDVNEVVIHAQDLNIESVTLRLGNSEVPVTFSLEPEYDFLRVHLTDTTLAYSMTTNVIYSLSIAFNAPLRNDMAGLYQHWFRNSASDAVNWMASSQFAATSARFAFPCYDEPSFKATFSVTVRRPTASRSWSGMRLQQTVTTNITGYEDDVFYISPTMSTYLLAIIVADYSSITLYEGENLMYEVIARPGAIESDQGSYAFQVGQDLLAAMSDYTALDFYDVHPYVKMTHAALPDFSDGAMENWGLLTYREAYLMYDEQHTNSHSKQIIAYIISHEIVHMWFGNLVTCDWWDALWLNEGFARYYQYYLTEWVEPEMGLGSRFINEQVHTSMLTDSADNPHPLTNPGIADPVQVRSMFSAISYNKGAAIIRQTDHLLGFTVHRDGLRRYLNSRSFNTALPTHLFQALQNEAVATGSIAQYGEGFNVIDYYRTWTEQPGHPVLNVQVDHQTGQMIIYQRRFNINSGYSTTNTNWIVPITFATASNPDFQDTKPSHIIRDAITVINRNSIGDEWVIFNKQQTGFYRVNYDDYTWNLIVMALRGLSRTQIHEHNRAQIINDVFQFARSGIMNYYRAFNIISFLENETEYTPWVAAITGFNWIRNRLVGSSYLDRLDEMIVRWATAVMNHLTYYPIPNESFMQSYLRYQLAPFMCNLNQLGCREIAVLQFQALRQSGTEVPVDSRNWVYCNALRQGTEEDFEFLWERFLNHNVYTEKILLLQSLGCTPHESSLIKLLDAIIEDNFIVRPQDYTAAFSAAVNGNEGNTQIVLRYIQRNVTAVALAFGSTLTPINYVTPLSYISSRLRNILQIEEYENWVVANREEFGTSYNSIYSGIESTRQSLQWAADVQNDIEYYLNEGDETYQTSTSAPVVPEEPVTVTAPQLVEPTTPELPVVETDEPTTVIDELISTDEPTTTDEPTVTDDPAVTNDSAITDDSAVTDEPSSDATTPLIETTTPESDSANTAFLSMFIITIAIILNVTL from the exons ATGGCGACCATTACCTTCATATTACTTGCCGCAGTATGCATTGCTGCTCAAGCATTTCCCCAGAATCCTCTGCCATACAAAAACACTATCTTCGGCGAtgagaaactaaagggagaaccttttgaaaatattgatgatttCTCTATTCTCACTCAACTATCAAGGTCCGATGGAAACAGTCCCTATAGACTGCCTACTACGACTAAACCTACACACTACAACTTACTGTGGATGATCGAAATCCCCGAAAACGTCTTCTCGGGTGAGGTGCAAATCTTACTACACGCAACTCAAGTAGATGTCAACGAAGTCGTCATCCATGCTCAAGATCTGAATATTGAGTCCGTAACATTGAGATTAGGAAACTCTGAGGTACCCGTAACGTTCTCTTTGGAGCCAGAATACGACTTCTTGAGAGTTCATCTTACGGACACCACACTTGCATATAGCATGACGACTAATGTCATTTATTCGCTTAGTATTGCTTTTAATGCTCCTTTGAGAAACGATATGGCCGGTCTTTATCAACACTGGTTTAGAAACAGCGCCAGTGACGCtgtcaa TTGGATGGCTTCTTCCCAGTTTGCAGCTACGTCAGCTCGCTTCGCTTTTCCTTGCTACGATGAGCCAAGCTTCAAAGCCACCTTCAGCGTCACAGTCCGGAGGCCCACAGCTTCCCGAAGTTGGTCTGGCATGAGACTGCAGCAGACCGTTACCACGAATATAAc AGGCTACGAAGATGACGTTTTCTATATCTCACCAACGATGTCAACTTACCTTCTGGCTATAATAGTCGCAGACTACTCTAGTATAACACTATATGAAGGTGAAAACCTAATGTACGAGGTTATAGCCAGACCCGGTGCTATAGAATCTGACCAAGGGAGTTACGCTTTTCAAGTTGGACAGGACCTTCTAGCCGCAATGAGCGACTACACGGCTTTGGACTTCTATGATGTCCATCCGTATGTTAAGATGACACACGCAGCTCTTCCAGATTTCTCTGATGGAGCTATGGAAAACTGGGGACTTCTGACCTACAG GGAAGCGTACCTAATGTACGACGAACAACACACAAACAGTCACTCAAAGCAAATAATAGCCTACATAATTTCCCACGAAATAGTCCACATGTGGTTTGGTAACCTCGTCACTTGTGACTGGTGGGACGCTTTGTGGCTCAACGAAGGTTTCGCTAGATACTATCAGTACTACTTGACTGAATGG GTCGAACCTGAAATGGGTCTTGGGAGCCGTTTCATCAACGAACAGGTCCATACCTCGATGCTCACTGATTCCGCTGATAACCCTCATCCATTAACCAACCCTGGAATTGCCGATCCCGTTCAAGTGAGATCTATGTTCTCCGCAATCAGTTACAACAAAGGAGCTGCAATAATTAGACAAACTGACCATCTTTTGGGGTTCACTGTTCATAGGGATGGCTTAAGAAGATATTTGAATTCACG GTCCTTTAACACTGCTCTGCCTACCCATCTTTTCCAAGCTCTGCAAAACGAGGCTGTGGCTACTGGTTCAATTGCTCAGTACGGAGAAGGATTCAATGTTATTGATTACTATAGAACTTGGACTGAACAGCCAGGACATCCCGTACTTAACGTTCAAGTTGACCACCAAACTGGTCAGATGATTATCTATcag CGCCGCTTCAACATCAACAGCGGTTACTCTACAACTAACACTAACTGGATAGTTCCCATCACGTTTGCTACGGCCAGTAACCCAGACTTTCAAGATACTAAGCCATCTCATATCATCAGAGACGCTATCACCGTCATCAACCGCAACAGCATCGGCGATGAGTGGGTTATTTTCAACAAACAACAAACTG GTTTCTACCGAGTCAATTACGATGACTACACATGGAACCTTATTGTCATGGCCTTGAGGGGATTGAGTAGAACCCAAATCCACGAGCACAATAGAGCTCAG ATTATAAACGACGTGTTTCAATTTGCTCGATCTGGAATCATGAACTACTATAGAGCTTTCAACATCATATCCTTCCTCGAAAATGAGACCGAATACACACCATGGGTGGCTGCTATCACTGGCTTCAACTGGATAAGAAATAGACTTGTTGGTTCCTCGTACCTTGACCGGCTTGAT GAAATGATCGTGCGATGGGCTACCGCAGTGATGAATCACCTGACTTACTATCCGATTCCTAACGAATCGTTCATGCAGTCGTACTTGCGTTACCAGCTAGCGCCATTCATGTGCAACTTAAACCAACTCGGTTGTCGCGAAATCGCTGTTCTTCAGTTTCAAGCATTGCGCCAATCTGGCACAGA AGTTCCAGTGGATAGCCGTAACTGGGTCTACTGCAATGCCCTCCGACAAGGAACTGAAGAGGACTTTGAATTCCTATGGGAACGATTCTTAAATCACAACGTATACACTGAGAAAATCCTGCTGCTTCAATCTTTAGGGTGCACTCCACATGAGAGTTCTCTGATCAA GCTGCTTGACGCAATAATCGAGGACAACTTCATCGTGCGACCACAAGACTACACTGCAGCCTTCAGTGCCGCAGTTAATGGGAATGAAGGCAACACTCAGATTGTGCTCCGCTACATTCAAAGGAACGTCACTGCAGTTGCTCTTGC attTGGCTCCACTTTGACACCAATAAATTATGTTACTCCTCTGTCTTACATCTCATCAAGACTGAGGAATATTCTACAAATTGAAGag TATGAAAACTGGGTCGTCGCTAACAGAGAAGAGTTTGGTACAAGCTACAACTCTATTTACAGCGGCATAGAGTCCACCCGCCAGTCGCTACAGTGGGCCGCCGACGTCCAAAATGACATAGAGTATTACTTAAATGAGGGTGATGAGACATACCAGACCAGTACGTCTGCTCCGGTCGTCCCTGAGGAACCAGTTACGGTCACGGCGCCGCAGTTGGTAGAGCCAACCACTCCCGAGTTGCCGGTTGTTGAGACCGATGAACCTACAACCGTTATTGATGAACTTATCAGCACTGATGAACCAACGACCACTGATGAACCAACCGTTACTGATGATCCAGCCGTTACCAATGATTCAGCCATTACCGATGATTCAGCCGTTACCGACGAACCGTCATCGGATGCAACGACGCCTTTAATAGAAACAACGACTCCGGAATCAGATTCAGCTAACACAGCATTTTTGTCAATGTTTATCATCACCATTGCTATAATATTAAACGTAactttgtaa
- the LOC135074018 gene encoding membrane alanyl aminopeptidase-like translates to MATLKLLILAAACLAAQAFPQDPRPYRNTIFADEKLEGEAFENIDDFDGNTQLSRSDDNPYRLPTTTRPEHYNILWMVEIPANIFSGEVEIQLYATQENVNEIVIQANGLNITSVVLKLGDTEIPHTVTLQPEYHFLRVALSNGVLQYSATNRVLYSLNIEFIAPLRTDMYGIYENWYRNNASDENVSWMASTQFQATSARYAFPCYDEPSFKATFNITLRRPVGFKSWTGMRLQNNITSPIEGFVDDVFFITPIQSTYLLAIIVAEYETLEKLNEITGDLEYEVIARPGAIQSGQAQYAFEVGQELLAEMSNHTAMDFFSVHPHVKMTQAAIPDFSAGAMENWGLLTYREAYLMYDENHTNSYFKQLIAYILSHEIAHMWFGNLVTCDWWDVLWLNEGFARYYQYFLTDWVETYMGLSTRFINEQVHTSLLSDSSNNPQPLTNPGIGSPSSVSSMFSTISYNKGAAIIRQTEHLMGFDVHREGLRRFLVERSFETALPIHLFQALQDAAVEAGAIAEYGEEFNIIDYYKTWTEQGGHPVLNVEIDHQTGLMTIYQRRFNINSGYSTPTTNWIVPITFATASDPDFNNTKPSHIIRDGITVINRNSIGDEWVIFNKQQTGYYRVNYDDYSWNLIINALRGPDRTQIHEFNRAQIVNDVFQFARSGIMTYTRAFNILSFLENETEYTPWVAAITGFNWIRNRLIGSSYLAELEAMIANWATTVMNQLTYYPRPDESFMDSYLRYQLAPFMCNLNQTACREAAVSQFEALRYNDTEVPVDSRNWVYCNALRQGSEEDFDFLWERFQNHNVYTEKIVLLQVLGCTPHEASLKTLLDAIVTPNFVIRRQDYTTAFSTAVNGNEGNTQIVFNYIQTNLTQVAAAFGTILNPINYATPLSYISARLRSTEEIDNFQAWANATQDILGNSYNSIYNSAESSRDSLQWAVEVQSDIENYLTEGDETYEASSETPVVTDAPVTETQPPLEEPTTPELSESDSANTAFLSVLVIAVAAAANFAL, encoded by the exons ATGGCGACTCTCAAGTTGCTAATTCTGGCTGCAGCATGCCTTGCGGCGCAAGCATTTCCTCAAGATCCTCGCCCATACAGAAACACAATCTTCGCTGACGAGAAACTAGAAGGGGAAGCCTTCGAAAACATAGATGACTTCGATGGCAACACACAACTCTCTAGATCCGATGATAACCCGTACCGACTACCGACCACGACAAGGCCAGAACACTACAACATACTGTGGATGGTTGAGATACCCGCTAATATCTTCTCGGGTGAGGTGGAAATCCAGCTGTACGCGACTCAAGAAAACGTCAACGAAATCGTCATCCAAGCTAACGGATTAAATATCACTTCGGTGGTCTTGAAATTGGGAGATACTGAAATACCACATACGGTTACCCTGCAGCCAGAGTATCATTTCTTAAGAGTGGCCCTCAGTAACGGCGTCCTTCAATACAGCGCGACCAATAGAGTTCTATATTCACTGAATATCGAATTCATTGCTCCGTTGAGGACTGACATGTACGGAATTTACGAAAACTGGTACAGGAATAATGCTAGTGACGAAAACGTGAG TTGGATGGCCTCAACCCAGTTCCAGGCGACGTCTGCCCGCTATGCGTTCCCTTGTTACGATGAGCCAAGTTTCAAAGCTACCTTCAACATTACGCTCAGAAGGCCCGTTGGATTCAAAAGTTGGACTGGCATGAGACTGCAGAACAACATAACCAGCCCCATTGA AGGCTTCGTGGACGATGTTTTCTTTATAACCCCGATACAGTCTACGTATCTTTTAGCTATAATAGTAGCAGAATACGAAACTCTTGAAAAATTAAACGAGATTACAGGGGATCTTGAGTACGAAGTTATCGCTAGACCTGGTGCTATTCAATCTGGTCAAGCACAGTATGCTTTTGAAGTAGGACAAGAACTACTAGCCGAAATGAGCAATCATACCGCCATGGACTTCTTTAGTGTCCACCCTCATGTCAAGATGACACAGGCGGCTATTCCAGACTTCTCTGCCGGAGCTATGGAAAACTGGGGACTGTTAACTTATAG GGAAGCTTATTTAATGTACGACGAGAACCACACAAACAGCTACTTCAAGCAGCTGATTGCTTACATCTTGTCACATGAAATCGCCCACATGTGGTTTGGGAATCTCGTCACTTGCGATTGGTGGGACGTGTTGTGGCTCAACGAAGGATTCGCCAGATATTATCAGTACTTTTTAACTGATTGG GTTGAAACATACATGGGACTGAGTACCCGTTTTATCAACGAACAAGTCCATACTTCGTTGCTGAGTGACTCATCTAACAACCCTCAACCATTGACCAACCCTGGCATAGGCAGTCCATCTTCAGTCAGTTCGATGTTTTCAACAATCAGTTACAACAAAGGTGCTGCTATCATTAGACAAACTGAGCATCTTATGGGATTCGATGTCCACAGAGAAGGTTTGAGGAGATTTTTGGTTGAAAG GTCATTCGAGACAGCACTACCCATTCATCTTTTCCAAGCTCTTCAAGACGCTGCTGTGGAGGCAGGAGCTATCGCAGAATACGGAGAGGAATTTAACATCATCGACTATTATAAGACTTGGACTGAACAGGGTGGGCATCCAGTGCTTAATGTCGAAATCGACCACCAGACTGGACTGATGACTATCTATCAG CGCCGTTTCAACATCAACAGTGGTTACTCTACGCCTACCACTAACTGGATTGTTCCTATCACCTTCGCTACGGCTAGTGACCCAGACTTTAATAATACTAAGCCATCCCATATCATTAGAGATGGTATCACCGTCATTAACCGGAACAGTATCGGTGATGAGTGGGTCATTTTCAACAAACAACAAACTG GTTACTACCGAGTTAATTACGATGACTACTCATGGAATCTAATTATCAACGCATTAAGAGGACCTGACAGGACTCAAATCCATGAATTCAACAGAGCTCAG ATCGTCAACGATGTGTTCCAATTCGCCCGCTCTGGAATCATGACGTACACCAGGGCTTTCAATATCCTCTCTTTCCTCGAGAACGAGACGGAATATACTCCATGGGTCGCCGCCATTACCGGCTTCAACTGGATCAGGAACAGGCTCATTGGCAGCTCCTATCTCGCTGAACTTGAA GCGATGATCGCAAATTGGGCCACGACAGTGATGAACCAGCTCACTTACTACCCGCGCCCCGACGAGTCGTTCATGGATTCGTACTTGCGGTACCAACTGGCTCCTTTCATGTGCAACTTAAACCAAACAGCTTGCCGCGAAGCCGCCGTTAGCCAGTTTGAAGCTTTGCGCTATAATGACACGGA GGTGCCAGTGGACAGCCGTAACTGGGTGTACTGTAACGCCCTCCGCCAAGGTTCCGAGGAAGACTTCGATTTCCTCTGGGAACGCTTCCAAAACCACAACGTGTACACGGAAAAGATCGTTCTACTTCAAGTGTTGGGTTGCACTCCTCACGAGGCTTCTCTTAAaac ACTTCTAGACGCAATAGTGACGCCCAACTTTGTCATCCGGCGCCAGGACTATACGACTGCGTTCAGTACCGCGGTCAATGGCAACGAAGGCAACACGCAGATCGTATTCAACTACATCCAGACCAACCTCACTCAAGTAGCAGCTGC ATTTGGTACGATTCTAAATCCTATAAATTACGCAACACCCTTATCTTACATCTCAGCAAGACTAAGGTCTACTGAAGAAATTGATAAT TTCCAAGCATGGGCCAATGCGACGCAAGACATATTAGGTAACAGCTACAATTCCATCTACAACAGCGCCGAGTCCAGTCGCGACTCTCTCCAGTGGGCTGTTGAAGTCCAAAGTGACATAGAAAATTACTTGACCGAGGGTGACGAGACTTACGAGGCTTCTAGTGAAACGCCAGTCGTCACTGATGCCCCGGTTACAGAGACACAGCCGCCATTGGAAGAACCAACTACTCCTGAGCTCTCAGAGTCTGACTCAGCCAACACTGCCTTCTTGTCAGTGCTTGTCATCGCTGTCGCTGCCGCTGCAAACTTTGCGCTATAA
- the LOC135074021 gene encoding membrane alanyl aminopeptidase-like: protein MATLNFIILAAVCLAAQAFPQDPTPYRNTIFGDEKLEGEPFQYIDDIDGKNGLSRSDETANPYRLPTTTKPEHYNLLWMVEIPENVFSGEVEIQLYATEPNVNEIVIHAQYLNINSIVLKLGDDEIAQTFSLQPEYDFLRVSLTNGVLEYDATSNILYSLTIDFNAPLRTDMAGLYQNWFRNTANDSESWMASTHFQATTARFAFPCYDEPSSKATFNITVRRPEGFNSWTGMRLQETRNSNIAGYEEDVFHITPIMPTYLLALIVAEYKSREVFNDGTLVYEVIARPNAIDTNQGDYALEIGQKLLAEMSDHTALDFYDVHPYLKMTQGAVPDFRAGAMENWGLLLYREAYILYDENHTNSYFKQLIAYILSHEIAHMWFGNLVTCDWWDVFWLNEGFARYYQYYLTDWIIPEMGFEKRFINEQVHTSLLTDSANNPHPVTNPGVVHDPVQIRAMFSTISYNKGAAIIRQTEHLLGFNVHRQGLRRYLVDRSFNTAQPIHLFEALQTEAVAAGAIAQYGDDFNVIDYYKTWTEQAGHPVLNVEVDHQTGQMTIYQRRFNINSGYSTATTNWIVPITFATASDPDFEDTKPSHIIRDAITVIDRNSIGDEWVVFNKQQAGFYRVNYDDYTWNLIVNTLRGPNRTQIHDLNRAQIVNDVFQFARSGLMTYSRAFNILSFLENETDYTPWLAAITGFNWIRNRLVGTTYIDRVDEMIARWATTVMDQLTYYPIPGESFMDSYLRYQIAPFMCNLNQTACREAAVAQFEDLRDNDNEVPVDSRNWVYCNALRQGTEDDFEFLWERFENHNVYSEKILLLQVLGCTPHEDSLNKLLDAIIQPNFIIRPQDYTTAFSTAVSGNEGNTQIVLRYMQRNITAVAVAFAPASALTISEDFTTPISYITPRLRNELEIKEFEEWVVASRDELGTSYNSIYNSIESTRQSLRWAANVQSDMENYLTAGDDVYESSTAPPVVIEEPTTVTAPPLSEPVNPDLSESDSANTAILSVVVIALAVAANFAL from the exons CAAACGTCAACGAAATTGTCATCCATGCTCAATACTTGAACATTAATTCGATAGTGTTAAAGCTAGGTGATGATGAAATAGCGCAAACGTTCTCCTTACAGCCAGAATATGACTTCTTAAGAGTAAGCCTTACGAACGGTGTCCTGGAATATGATGCGACGtcgaatatcttgtatagtctGACCATTGATTTTAATGCTCCTTTGAGAACCGACATGGCTGGTCTGTACCAGAATTGGTTCAGGAACACTGCCAATGACAGTGAAAG CTGGATGGCATCAACACACTTCCAAGCCACCACCGCACGCTTCGCTTTCCCTTGCTACGACGAGCCCAGTTCCAAAGCCACTTTCAACATTACCGTCAGAAGGCCCGAGGGTTTTAATAGCTGGACTGGAATGAGGCTCCAGGAAACCAGAAACAGCAATATTGC GGGCTACGAAGAAGACGTTTTCCACATTACTCCGATAATGCCCACCTACCTCTTGGCATTAATAGTCGCTGAATACAAAAGCCGTGAAGTTTTCAATGATGGAACCCTCGTTTACGAAGTGATTGCTAGGCCTAACGCCATTGACACAAACCAAGGAGATTATGCTTTGGAAATTGGACAAAAACTTTTGGCAGAAATGAGCGATCACACGGCCCTTGACTTCTATGATGTGCACCCTTATCTCAAGATGACACAGGGGGCCGTCCCAGACTTCCGTGCTGGAGCTATGGAGAACTGGGGATTGTTACTGTACAG GGAAGCTTATATATTATACGACGAGAACCACACAAACAGCTACTTCAAGCAGCTGATTGCTTACATCTTGTCACATGAAATCGCTCACATGTGGTTTGGTAATCTCGTCACTTGCGATTGGTGGGACGTGTTTTGGCTCAACGAAGGATTCGCCAGATATTATCAGTACTACTTAACTGATTGG ATTATACCTGAGATGGGTTTCGAAAAGCGTTTCATCAACGAACAAGTTCACACCTCGCTCCTCACTGACTCAGCCAATAACCCTCATCCTGTAACTAACCCTGGGGTTGTCCACGATCCAGTTCAAATAAGGGCTATGTTCTCTACGATCAGTTACAACAAAGGTGCTGCAATCATTAGACAGACTGAACATCTTCTGGGGTTCAATGTCCACAGACAAGGTTTGAGAAGATATTTAGTTGACAG ATCATTCAACACTGCGCAACCAATTCACTTATTCGAAGCTCTTCAAACCGAAGCTGTAGCAGCTGGTGCAATTGCTCAGTACGGAGACGACTTTAACGTCATCGACTATTACAAAACATGGACTGAACAGGCAGGACACCCAGTACTCAACGTTGAAGTTGACCACCAAACTGGTCAAATGACTATTTATCAG CGCCGTTTCAACATCAACAGCGGTTACTCTACAGCTACCACTAACTGGATCGTTCCCATCACGTTTGCTACGGCCAGTGACCCAGACTTCGAAGATACTAAGCCGTCTCATATCATTAGAGACGCTATCACCGTCATCGACCGCAACAGCATCGGTGATGAATGGGTAGTTTTCAACAAACAACAAGCTG GTTTCTATCGGGTTAATTACGACGACTACACTTGGAATCTAATTGTCAATACCTTGAGAGGACCAAATAGAACTCAAATCCACGATTTGAACAGAGCCCAG ATTGTTAACGACGTATTCCAATTCGCCCGCTCTGGACTCATGACTTACTCCAGGGCTTTCAACATTCTCTCCTTCCTTGAGAATGAGACGGACTACACTCCATGGCTGGCTGCCATCACTGGCTTCAACTGGATCAGGAATAGGCTTGTTGGCACTACATACATCGATCGTGTTGAT GAGATGATCGCGCGATGGGCAACGACAGTAATGGACCAGTTGACGTATTATCCAATTCCTGGTGAATCTTTCATGGATTCGTATCTCCGATACCAAATAGCTCCTTTCATGTGTAACCTGAACCAAACCGCTTGTCGCGAAGCTGCTGTAGCTCAGTTTGAAGATCTACGTGACAATGACAATGA AGTGCCAGTTGATAGCCGAAATTGGGTCTACTGCAATGCTCTTCGTCAAGGCACGGAAGACGACTTCGAATTCCTTTGGGAACGCTTCGAGAATCACAACGTGTACTCTGAGAAGATCTTGCTGCTTCAGGTCTTAGGATGTACTCCTCATGAGGATTCACTAAATAA gcTCTTAGACGCAATTATTCAGCCCAACTTCATTATCCGGCCCCAAGACTACACGACGGCGTTCAGCACCGCCGTCAGCGGGAATGAAGGCAACACTCAGATTGTCCTCCGCTATATGCAGAGAAACATCACGGCTGTTGCTGTTGC ATTTGCACCTGCATCTGCACTTACAATCTCTGAAGATTTCACGACACCGATATCTTACATAACGCCAAGATTGAGAAATGAACTAGAAATTAAAGAG TTCGAAGAATGGGTCGTCGCAAGCAGAGACGAACTGGGTACCAGCTACAACTCAATCTACAATAGCATCGAGTCCACCCGCCAGTCCCTCCGATGGGCCGCAAATGTCCAGAGCGATATGGAAAACTATTTGACTGCTGGAGACGACGTGTACGAATCAAGCACAGCCCCGCCAGTCGTCATTGAGGAACCAACTACTGTCACAGCACCGCCATTGTCTGAGCCAGTGAACCCTGATTTATCAGAATCAGACTCCGCCAATACAGCTATTTTGTCAGTAGTCGTTATAGCACTCGCGGTAGCTGCAAACTTTGCTTTGTAA